The Arcanobacterium wilhelmae region ACCAACACGTTCACCACCGGCGCGCCCCACAGCCGACGCTTGGGCAACCACGCGCTGGCGGCCTTGCGTGCGCCGCGGAACTTCAGGTGCGTGTACATCGTGAGTGCCCAGGTGATGAGAATGCCGACGGTGGCGATGCCGGCGAGCCACAGGAAGGCGCGGTCCGGAGAGACGAGCGCCAGGACCGCCGCCACAGCCATTCCCAGGGCGGCAGCGTACACTGCGCCGCGCGGAGCACCGTTCGGTGCGGTGCGGGCAAGCGCGGCGGGAGCCTCGCCGTCGAGTGCGAGCGAGTGGATCATACGCGACGACGAGTACAACACGCCGTTCGCGGCAGAGAGAGCGGCAACGATCAGCACCGCGTTCATGATGTGAGCGGCCGCGCCGACTCCGGTGAGCTCGAGCGCCTTCACGAACGGCGACTCTTCTAGTGCGCCAGAACCGGCCGCCGTTTCGGTCCACGGCTGGAGCGCGAGCACCACGCCCACGGCGAGAAGGTAGAAAATGATGAGGCGATAGATCATCGTGCCGGCGGCACGTGGGATGTCGCGGTGCGGGTTCTCGGATTCGGCGGCGGTCACGGACACGTTCTCGACGCCTCCGAACGCGAACACGGCCATGCAGACCGCGGCGAGCACGCCAACCACTCCGTTAGGCATGAAGCCGCCGTGTGCGGTGAGATGGCCAAGCCCGATCGCCTCGCGCCCGGGCACGACGCCCACGATGAGCGCGAGCGCAAGCAGGATGAACGCCACGATCGCGATCACCTTGATCATGGAGAACCAGTATTCGGAGCTGCCGTACAGGTGCACGGAGGCGATGTTTAACACGATGATGAACACGGCGCATCCGAGTGTGCCGGCCCAGAGTGGCACGGACGGGAACCACCAGCGAATGTAGGTTGCGGTTGCGGTGACTTCCGCTCCCATGGCCACGGAGAACGTGACGGCGAAGTTCCAGCGGGCAACGTAGCCAGCCATGCGCCCCACGTACGACGACGACACGGCACCGTATCCGCCGGCTACCGGGTGCACGGTGACCATTTCGGCGAGCGCCCACACCACAGCGAGCGCGAAAAGTCCAGCGATCGCATAGGACACGATCGTGGCAGGTCCAGCAAAGGAGATGACAGAACCTGACCCCAGAAACAGGCCGGTGCCGAGCGCACCAGACAAACCGATCATTGCAACTTGGGCGGACGTGAGCCCGCGCTTGAGTGACGTACTAGTCATCATCTCCTCTTTCTGTGGGTGGTGTGCGCTGGCGCGAGCGTGGACGCGCATTCGCGCAGGTAGGGCGCACCGTGCCCATGCTAGGAGCACCGTGCGCGAGTTTCGCCCCGGTTTCACTATGTGGACAGCACGCGTCCGCGTCACCGGCGCCCCGACGTCGGGGCGGAGCGAAATTTCATTTAGCCCACGGCGCGAGCCGTTCGCTCGTACATTAGAAGAGATGAACGATCTCACCTCACACGATATTCAGGCGCTCGACGCCGCGAAGCTGTATTACTCCGGTCTCACGCAGGCGCAGGTCGCCGCGAAGCTCCACGTGGCGCGGCCTACTGTGTCCAAGTTACTCGCTCATGCGAAGCATCGCGGGTTTGTAAAGATCGTGGTAGTGGATCCGCGCGACCACGACGAATCACTGGTGGACACGCTGATCGCCCGCTATCGCCTGCTCGACGTCGTGCTGGTTTCGCCAGCGGATCCGTCGCCTGCGGCTTTGCGAGCCGCGCTGGGGGCCGCGGGCGCCAAGTTGCTCGCGCGCCTAGTTCGCGACGGCGATGCGATCGGCGTCGTCCCGTCGCGGACCCTCGCGGTAGTGGCGGACCACCTGCCCTCCACGCCACGAAAGAACGTGCGTGTGGTTCAAATGTCGAATGGGCTCTCCGATCCACAGCCGCGCGGCGGGCTCACCACTCTGGAGCGAATCGCTGGGGCGTTCGACGCACAGTGTATGAAGTTTGGTGCACCCACGTTCGTCAATTCGGTGGCAGAACTCAATCAGCTCACCACTGCTCCCCCAGTCCGCAGGGTTTTCCAGGCGGCGGGCGAAGCACGTGTGGTTGTGTACACCACTGGTGACATCGCCACGAACCGGGCGCTTGTGGAGGCGACGCCGATGTCTACCACCGACCGCGCGGCGATCCTTTCCCGGAGTGTGGGCGATATCTGCACACGGTTCGTCGACGAGCGCGGCCGCATCTGCTCCCCCGATTTCAACAACCGCACACTGGGCATTTCACTCCCGGACCTTCGCTCAAAGGAACAAAAGATTTTGGTGGCCGGTGGAGAGGCGAAGGCGCCTGTCATCCGCGCTGCCCTCGAGAACGGCTACGTGAACCGCCTCGTGATCGATTCGGCAACGGCTCGCATCATTGCGGGCAACCCGGGTGAGCTTCGCGAATGGGACTTCATCAACGCGTAAGGCACCAGCATCGGGGAGCACGAGTGTTCCCCGATCCCTGAACGTCACGGAACATTTGTGCCAGGCGGGCACCTCCGCGCCAACTTAGCGACGCCGGTGCCGAAACTGACACACCTACGTCGTTTCCACCGCAAAAATACGCCACTTTACCGGCGACTCCACAAAAATACGTACCGCTTCCTTCCACCACCTCACACCGGTAGTTTGTGAACTGTCACACCGAAAACATCGACGTTCTTCGGTCATCCCCCACCGCATGCAATGAGGCAGCGGCAACAACAGGACGAATGTTCCCCAATCTCGAAGGCGAGGCAAACCCCGTGAGCGCTACCCAAGAAACCGGCGTGAAGAATACGTCGTGGGGCCTGATTAAAGACCCCTCACGCCAACTCTCCGACGGCTACCTAGACCGCACCCCCATCTTCCAGTACATCCTGCTGTCGATCTGCTTCCCCATGTGGGGCGCGGCGGCCTCGATGAACGACATCCTCATCACCCAGTTCAAATCCGTGTTTGACCTGTCCGATTTCGCCTCCGCATTCGTGCAGTCCGCGTTCTACGGCGGCTACTTCGTGCTGGCGATCCCCGCCTCGCGCGTGATCCGCAAGTGGAGTTACAAGACCGGCATCCTCATCGGCCTGTGCTTCTACATTATCGGTTGCACGCTCTTCTTCCCGGCCTCGCAGGTGGCCACCTACTCGGTGTTCCTCGTGGCACTGTTCGCAATCGCCACCGGCCTGTCCTTCCTTGAGACCTCCTGCAACACCTACTCCACGATGGCCGGCCCGCGCCGCCTGGCGACCTTGCGCCTGAACATTTCGCAGACCTTCTACCCGCTCGGCTCGATCTTCGGCGTGCTCCTCGGTAAGTGGCTGGTCTTCACCGACGGCGAAGCGCTCCACAAGCAGATCCAGGGCTTGAGTGGCGACGCCCGTGCACAGTTCATCTCCGAATCCCTCGGCCGCACCCTCGCCCCGTACCGTTTCATCATCATCGTCCTCGCCGTGCTGTTGCTCCTCGTGGCGATCACCCAGTTCCCGCACTGCAAGCCGGTGCGCGGCACCCAGGAGCTCAAGGCAACCATCGGTGAGACCCTGTCCTACCTGGCCCGCAACTCACGCTTCCGCGAGGGCATCCTCACCCAGTTCCTGTACGTCGGCATGCAGACCGCCGTGTGGAGCTTCACGATCCGCCTCGCGCTCAACCTCGATTCGTCGATCAACGAGCGCACCGCATCCAACTTCATGATCTGGGCATTCGTGGCCTTCTTCCTCGGCAAGGTGCTCGCCAACCTCCTCATGACCCGCTTCAACGAGGACCTGGTACTCATCGGCTACTCGATCGCCGGCGTCGCCGCCCTCGCAGCCGTGATCCTCATCCCGAACATCGTGGCCGTCTGGTTCGCAATCCTCACCTCGGGCCTTTTCGGCCCCTGCTGGGCCACGATCTACGCCCGCACCCTCGATTCGATCGAGGACAAGCGCCACACCGAAACCGGCGGCGCAGTGATCGTCATGTCCATCATCGGCGGCGCGGTTGTGCCCGTGATCCAGGGTCTCGTGTCGGACATGACCGGTTCCATGCAGTTCGCGTTCACCGTCTCGCTCTTGTGCTTCGCAGCGGTACTCGTGTACTTCCTGCGCCAGTACAAGACGTCGAAAAACGTGGCGTGAGCACCGGCGTCGTCGCTCCCGCCCACACAAACTGAACGAAAAGAGAGAAAAATGTTGAAAATACACCTCCCCAAGGCCCTCTTCGACGGCGAAGAGAAGCTGATCGCCGAAACCGGCGAGATGCGCGTAACCGTGAAAAAGTACCGCAAAGGCATCGAATCGCTGACAATCGCAAACGCGCGCGGACACGTGGAAGTGCTGCCGTTCATGGGCCAGATCATTTGGGACGCCGAATTCGACGGGCACTCGCTGCGCATGAAAAACATGTTCTCCGAGCCGACGCCGGCGCGCGAGATCGTTGAAACCTACGGCTGCTTCGCGTTCCACTCCGGTCTGCTCGCCGCAGGCGTTCCCTCACCTGAGGATACGCACATGCTCCACGGCGAGTTTGCGACGGCGCCGATGGATACGGCGTGGCTGGAGGTCGACGGCGATCGCGTGCGGATCGTTTCCGAGTACGAGTACACAATGGGGTTCGGACACCATTACCGCGCCCGCCCGTCCGTTACACTCGAAGCCGGCTCGGGCCAGTTCCACATCGGCATGGAAGTGACGAACCTGTCCGAATACGCGCCGATGCCGCTTCAGTACATGTGCCACATGAACTACGCGTTCGTGGCCGACGGCGTGATGCGCGAATCGCTGCCCGAGGGCGCGTTCGCCCTGCGCCGCACGATCCCCGCCCACGTGACCCCCACCCCGCGTTGGGAGGAGATCAACGAGGCGATCCTGGCCGGAAAGATCGACGGGCATTCGCTCGCCGGGGCCACCGAGT contains the following coding sequences:
- a CDS encoding amino acid permease, with the protein product MMTSTSLKRGLTSAQVAMIGLSGALGTGLFLGSGSVISFAGPATIVSYAIAGLFALAVVWALAEMVTVHPVAGGYGAVSSSYVGRMAGYVARWNFAVTFSVAMGAEVTATATYIRWWFPSVPLWAGTLGCAVFIIVLNIASVHLYGSSEYWFSMIKVIAIVAFILLALALIVGVVPGREAIGLGHLTAHGGFMPNGVVGVLAAVCMAVFAFGGVENVSVTAAESENPHRDIPRAAGTMIYRLIIFYLLAVGVVLALQPWTETAAGSGALEESPFVKALELTGVGAAAHIMNAVLIVAALSAANGVLYSSSRMIHSLALDGEAPAALARTAPNGAPRGAVYAAALGMAVAAVLALVSPDRAFLWLAGIATVGILITWALTMYTHLKFRGARKAASAWLPKRRLWGAPVVNVLVMLASVAIYVALLWLMPVAWYAGVPYMVVLVVSYFVVSRRDLPPVPDLLRDELAQADGHAARLED
- a CDS encoding sugar-binding transcriptional regulator is translated as MNDLTSHDIQALDAAKLYYSGLTQAQVAAKLHVARPTVSKLLAHAKHRGFVKIVVVDPRDHDESLVDTLIARYRLLDVVLVSPADPSPAALRAALGAAGAKLLARLVRDGDAIGVVPSRTLAVVADHLPSTPRKNVRVVQMSNGLSDPQPRGGLTTLERIAGAFDAQCMKFGAPTFVNSVAELNQLTTAPPVRRVFQAAGEARVVVYTTGDIATNRALVEATPMSTTDRAAILSRSVGDICTRFVDERGRICSPDFNNRTLGISLPDLRSKEQKILVAGGEAKAPVIRAALENGYVNRLVIDSATARIIAGNPGELREWDFINA
- the fucP gene encoding L-fucose:H+ symporter permease encodes the protein MFPNLEGEANPVSATQETGVKNTSWGLIKDPSRQLSDGYLDRTPIFQYILLSICFPMWGAAASMNDILITQFKSVFDLSDFASAFVQSAFYGGYFVLAIPASRVIRKWSYKTGILIGLCFYIIGCTLFFPASQVATYSVFLVALFAIATGLSFLETSCNTYSTMAGPRRLATLRLNISQTFYPLGSIFGVLLGKWLVFTDGEALHKQIQGLSGDARAQFISESLGRTLAPYRFIIIVLAVLLLLVAITQFPHCKPVRGTQELKATIGETLSYLARNSRFREGILTQFLYVGMQTAVWSFTIRLALNLDSSINERTASNFMIWAFVAFFLGKVLANLLMTRFNEDLVLIGYSIAGVAALAAVILIPNIVAVWFAILTSGLFGPCWATIYARTLDSIEDKRHTETGGAVIVMSIIGGAVVPVIQGLVSDMTGSMQFAFTVSLLCFAAVLVYFLRQYKTSKNVA
- a CDS encoding aldose 1-epimerase family protein, whose amino-acid sequence is MLKIHLPKALFDGEEKLIAETGEMRVTVKKYRKGIESLTIANARGHVEVLPFMGQIIWDAEFDGHSLRMKNMFSEPTPAREIVETYGCFAFHSGLLAAGVPSPEDTHMLHGEFATAPMDTAWLEVDGDRVRIVSEYEYTMGFGHHYRARPSVTLEAGSGQFHIGMEVTNLSEYAPMPLQYMCHMNYAFVADGVMRESLPEGAFALRRTIPAHVTPTPRWEEINEAILAGKIDGHSLAGATEFDPEIVYLADDLPQYGPEATFELEGPDGVTFTTRFATDEFSTATRWILYNPDQQVAAFVLPGTSRPEGFLAAKKAGTLIMLAAGETRTFDVTTGIKED